In Piliocolobus tephrosceles isolate RC106 chromosome 10, ASM277652v3, whole genome shotgun sequence, a single window of DNA contains:
- the ARHGDIB gene encoding rho GDP-dissociation inhibitor 2 → MTEKAPEPHVEEDDDDELDNKLNYKPPPQKSLKELQEMDKDDESLTKYKKTLLGDGPVVTDPKAPNVVVTRLTLVCASAPGPITMDLTGDLEALKKETIVLKEGSEYRVKIHFKVNRDIVSGLKYVQHTYRTGVKVDKATFMVGSYGPRPEEYEFLTPVEEAPKGMLARGTYHNKSFFTDDDKHDHLSWEWNLSIKKEWTE, encoded by the exons ATGACTGAAAAAGCCCCAGAGCCACATGTGGAAGAGGATGACGATGATGAGCTGGACAACAAGCTCAATTACAAGCCTCCACCACAAAAGTCCCTGAAAGAGCTGCAGGAAATGGACAAAGATGATGAGAGTCTAACTAAGTACAAGAAAACGCTGCTGGGAGATGGTCCTGTGGTAACAG ATCCGAAAGCCCCCAATGTCGTTGTCACCCGGCTCACCCTGGTTTGTGCGAGTGCCCCAGGACCAATCACCATGGACCTTACTG GAGATCTGGAAGCCCTCAAAAAAGAAACCATTGTGCTAAAGGAAGGTTCCGAATATAGAGTCAAAATTCACTTCAAA GTGAACAGGGATATTGTGTCAGGCCTGAAATATGTTCAGCACACCTACCGCACTGGAGTGAAAG TGGATAAAGCAACATTTATGGTTGGCAGCTATGGGCCTCGGCCCGAAGAGTATGAGTTCCTCACTCCAGTTGAGGAGGCTCCCAAGGGCATGCTGGCCCGAGGCACGTACCACAACAAGTCCTTCTTCACCGACGATGACAAGCACGACCACCTCAGCTGGGAGTGGAACCTGTCGATTAAGAAGGAGTGGACAGAATGA